TAGTACACGACAGAATCAAACCTGTTTGAAGTATTTAGCACGGATCCAAACACGAGAGACATCCCAAGGAATCTGATTCTCCAATGTTTGTCTAGACATAAGATGCGTTGATGGTAAAGAAGAAACGATACGCACATCAGATTCACAGggttttacttctttttttggtaagattgGATTTTTCTCTCACCCCCATTTCTTATTCCATGCTTCTTAGATCGTTAATTGAATCTGCATCCCGCAGTGATCATTCTTTAATTtacgaatttgtttttgttgtcttgttgtcgatttttgtcaattttattGTGTAATTTACCAAGTGTAAATTGTGATTGAATCGATTGGGAGGGCATTGCGAGGTAAATCCATATTgtgattttttgtttagtgtctAACTAGCTGTATCGTACTCCGCATAAATCACAggatttttttggtgagaatTTGGTAACAAGAGGAAATTGTTCCATTGATGACGAAGCTCCTAGTGTTCCATTGAGAATTTTTGGTTTCCGATTGGATTATTaaagaatagaagaaaaatgttgaaatctGGGGTTTGATTTTGGTATTTCAGGAGACACAAGATCTAGGATTTCCTTTATTTAGAGACGAGGGATTCTATGGCTAACACTGCCTGCTTTATCATTGTGGGCCGGAATGATATTCCCATCTATGAAGCTGAAGTTGGATCTGCTGCTAAAGTACATTTCTTTCTCCACTTTCTCTATTTGTATGAATCTGAGTCATTGAAGTTTATAGTACATGTTCCTGCAGTTTTGCTCCGTTCTGGCTCCAgctctttctttttgacttAGTTTCATGGTCATAGTATAGCTCTCTAGATTTAACCCACGGGAGAGGTGCAAAGTTCATTTATTAATTGTCACCGTTGTTTATTTGGCTAGTGATATGAAAAGGGTTGCTATATCCattgtttaaattatttttggtcgAGGAACGTTTCAACCTGTTTTACATAACCAAGCAAGCAGGCCTTGTTCTTACTAGATAATTCTAATAATATAGTTCTATAAGATCTTCTATTGCTTATTGCATGACTCATTGGTTTCTGGTCTATCACATAGTTATTTATCCTTTCTTACTGACGGAAGTTTTCCTGTTTTTGTCTTGATCTTTTCATCTAGCTGGTAGATATATGTTTCAACCAATTGGTATGTGGTCTAGTCGATAAGTGCACATCAGTCTCTTACACCATTCTCTCTATTTGGCAGAGAGAAGATGCTGCACAGTTGCACCAATTTATATTACATGCAGCGTTAGATGTTGTCCAAGACCTAGCATGGACTACAAGTGCCATGTAAGTAAAGTCTCTtgtgaaaatatattatcattttaaaGGATCCATCTCATTGTCATACAAGTCTTCAGGTTCTTGAAGTCAGTGGACAGGTTTAACGATCTGGTTGTGTCAGTATATGTTACCGCAGGCCATATCCTTTTTCGTTAGACCCTTTGAGATTTAAGtgcaaataaaaatttgatgtaaAAAGTGTCAGGCTGGTATATTGGCTTTTGTGCATAACAGATTCTTATGCAGTTGTAAATATCTGTTTCTTCCTTAATTTATCAACACATACCCGACTGATGCTCCTTCATGATTCACGGAATGAGGACGGCATCAAGAGCTTCTTTCAAGAGGTGCATGAGCTTTATATAAAGGTAAATTTTCTTGATGAAATGAATTCGCAGTTGTTTGTTCTGTCCTGATTTTGTTGATGGAAACCAAATGATTTGTTCATGCAGATTCTTCTGAATCCCTTGTATCTTCCTGGTTCTCGGATAACGTCGTCACATTTTGACACCAAAGTACGTGCACTTGCAAGAAAGTACCTGTAGAGAAGACGGAGATTCTGTTTGCATTTGGTGATCAAATTTTTCTTGTACCCATATCGCATAGTTCCCAAGTcaattgtttctgttttctttttgagtgCCTGGATTTCTGTTATTTCTAACTTGCAAGCAACATTTTAATAAGAATGGGATTCCTTGTTTAGTATGAGTAATGAATGATCCATTCAATCCAAAATAATTTCATCTTTGGTTGTTATTATAAAGTCTCTCTTTTCCTCAGAATCTATTGGAAAACAAGCGTACATGTACGATGTATATCTTTCTGAAACATGACCAAACGCCTAACATAAGTTAATGTGACACTTTTAATTGCTAATCCGCAATTAATTAGGTACTTTATTGAAGTTTAAAAAGACGattaatcaattaataaaGAGGCCACATGTGAAGTAAAAGCACCAATCGGAAGATAGAAGTTTCCCAAAacttatcaaatctctgtgtatCGCTCGCCGACGAGGCAGGAAGGACGACCAATTGAGACGTTGACCCTTAATCCGATTTgaacaatctctctctctctctctctctctctctcttggtCGAGATTCATAAAAGTCTCttctttcgtcttcttcgatctCGGATAATCACaaagtttatcttcttctttcttttttaaaaataaaatcagagAGCAGATCTTGCGAATGGATAGCAGTTACTCTGTCATTTCCAAAACTTCTTACGTTGAGTTACAGAAACCGACGGTTAATGGGAAACCCAGAAACAAGTTGCTTCCTTCTGATGAAGAAAGCTTCGTCAATGATTTTGACGATGCCCGTAATGGTGTTGGGGGTGAAGATGCTGATGATCTCGATTTCGATGTCGCTGATTACCCACTCGTTCATGGCAAATCATCCAATCAAGGATCTGGGATTTACGGTGCTGTTTTCAATCTCACCACTTCTATTATCGGCGCCGGGATCATGGCATTGCCCGCCACCATGAAAGTTCTCGGCTTGgttctagggtttgttttgattatccTCATGGCTCTTTTGTCTGAGATTAGTGTTGAGCTTCTGGTTAGATTTTCTGTTCTTTACAAGTCCAAATCCTACGGCGAGGTTGTTCAATTCGCTTTGGGGAAAACCGCTAGGGTTTTGTCTGAGATTTGTATCATTGTCAACAATGGTGGCGTTCTCGTTGTTTACTTGATTATTATGGGCGATGTTATGTCTGGTTCTCTCCATCACATTGGGGTTTTGGATCAATGGTTAGGGAATGGGTTCTGGGATCACCGTAAagtgttgattttgattgttatggTCATCTTCTTGGCTCCTCTCTGTGCTTTGAACAAGATTGATTCCTTGAGCGTTACATCAGCTGCTTCTGTTGCTCTTGCTGTTGTCTTTGTGGTTGTCTGTTTTGTTGTCGCCACCATCAAGCTTATCGAAGGAACTATCGACCCTCCAAGGTTGTCTCCTGACTTTGGTTCCAAACAAGCAATTTTGGACCTTCTTGTGGTCATTCCGATTATGTCAAACGCATACGTTTGTCACTTCAATGTTCAGCCGATATACAACGAGCTTGAAGGTCGATCACCTCATAAGATGAACCGAGTTGGGAGAATCACAACAGCCATTTGTGTTGTTGTCTACGCTTCAACTGCTGTATCGGGTTATCTCCTCTTCGGCAAGGACACCGAATCAGATATCTTGACCAACTTTGATCAAGATCTCGGTATCCGGTTCAGCTCTGCGGTGAATTACATTGTCAGAATCGGCTACATTCTTCATCTAGTTCTCGTCTTCCCTGTGATCCATTTCTCCTTGAGAGAAACCGTCAATACCTTACTGTTTGAAGGCTCGCCTCCTCTATCCGAAAGCAAAAAGAGATCTTTGGGACTCACTGTGGTCTTGCTGGCTCTTATTTACATTGGCTCAACGATGATACCAAACATATGGACTGCTTTCAAATTCACAGGCGCAACATCAGCTGTTTCACTTGGTTTTACATTCCCTGCTCTGATCGCATTGCGGTTAGGGAAACAGAGCAATTCGTTAAGCTTCGTGGAAAGATCAGTGTCATGGCTGATGCTAATCTTGGCCGTAGTGGTTAGCATTGTTGGAACCATTGGCAACATTTACAGCCTCGAGAGCAAATCAGATTGATACTTATAGCAGTTTTCCAGGATCTTGTAGATTTATATAGTCAGAGATTCTCAGTCCAATACCGAACCGGAAATCTTCAGCGACTGCTACATGCACCTTTAGGATGTCGATCAATGGCGTTTGTTCAGGCTAAGCCTAAAGATTTCCGGTTTGTGAATTATATGTATACAGACACCTGattcttatgattttattatatatacgcattttttttctgtttttcttaacAGAAAATCTCCTCCTTTTTTTTCTGGCTGCGAATCATTCTTTTATGTGTTCATGGATCGTTTGTGGACTGATGTTAGTAGATGAATTTAGTTTGAAAAACCGAGTTGGTCTACTCTTAACCAGAATTAGGTACCTGAAATAACCAATGAATATATTAAGGTGGTTGTTAGAATCATTCGGACTGGTACTATTGAAATGAAAGCAAAGTAACGAAACTTAAGTTAGACTCAAAGGTTATCACTAAAGATCTCTAATACCCAACTTAAATACACCTCTGATCCGTGTGCCTTTAAAAAATGGTATAATTATATGTTGATCCAACGACTTTGCCTCGGATTTGTCTAAGCAAAACTTCTAATTCAGTTCTTACATGGTATACTAAAAAATAGATCATTATCAGTAGATGGCATACAATGTGGGCAAACCGAAACTAGAAGTGGAAGCTAGTGACTGGTAAGTGCATATGaacaatatcttttaaattccACATGCGCATGACCCGTGATCACCAATCGTGTCTTCCATTTgatctatattattattatttttatatgaacTATAAGCTTCtaagtatataaatattaatttatcgaataTTCTGATTGTGATAGATGAAAATTTGTATGATTGCATCCACTACTACTCGTGTTGATGTCTTTGTTATCACAGCACTCGATAATAATGGCTCGTATAGTCCTCCTCTTAAGACCTCAATAATAATTTATCTTCCTGCTTAATTTAAAAAAGCCAAACTGAGgataatcattaaaaaaattgaatttgtgtTCATTGacttaaataataaaataacaatgaaagtaatgtatttatatacacGAATTAATACACCAAATATATTAGTTGACTACAGAAGAAGCTGGATTTTAAGTTTCagagtagtttttttttgttatcattaGTTGACCTAACTACAAAGATAATACTAACtatttagttaattaatcTGGTAACGAAGAGAAGGCATTGATTTAACTTAATACAAAGAAGTAACattgtttaattaatttgatcacGTAGACAGCGGAAGATGCCTataatactataatatatctatatgGCCATCagaattatatttattttcttctaaatattttgatgtCACGGTAATCTTCATTGCATGTGCATATGTGTTCTAAGATCGAGTATTAGCCGCtctcattatcttttttttttcaattaaattgaaaatatagtTCAATCCAAAGCAAAATTTGTGTTGGGTGCAAGTTTATTACTGTAATATATTCGGTTTTAcccatatatatttgaatagTAAATGGAACAAAGATGATAGAGAATCTCTATTAGAGATAGTGTGatcccaaaaaaagaagcataATGTGCTCCATTTCCTACAGCGTGATTAATGGACAAACCCTCACTCAGTCATCTCCATGTGTTGCatcctttttcatttttcttcaatgcTAAAAGATGTGTGAACTTctctttatcattttcttcttctttttttttactttggtCCACTTTAGCCCATCCGTTCACCCACCTTACTAAGCAAGCCCCGAAACTtttgaaaaagtcaaaaacaacCCCAAACCGTCTCACTCCTTTCCTTTATATATACTCCAAACGACTTTACCTTCCAAAACCACACACTCTCACCAAACGTTCTACAGATTCGTAAATCTCATAAACATTATGGATTGGTTCTCATGGCTCTCGAGAACAAATCTCGAAGCTTCTCTCATCTACGAGTAcggtctctctttctcaaacaACGAGCTCGAGTACGAAGACATTGCTTACTTCAACCACGAATTTCTCCAGAGCATGGGTATCTCAATCGCTAAGCACCGCCTCGAGATCCTGAAGCTTGCTCGGCGTGATCGGAAACCTTCACCGCTCACCGCTCGTTCGATTTTCAGAGTCTTGATCGCCATCAAGAAGACCGGGAAATGCTTCTCCGAGCATGTTAGGGCCTGGATCCGACGAGAGGAATCGTCCCGGGCTCTGGTCGTTGTGTCGAGAAGCACGAGTAGCAGCGGGAACGGGAGATGGAAAAGTgcgaggaagaagagattggtGATGCCGAGTAACGGAAATGGCGTCAAGGAAGAGAGACTCCTGTTGACGAATGGAACTCCTTGTAGGCTCGATAGCTTCTCCAATCCAAAGGTTTCTTCAGGttatgaagatgatgataatcatTGGGGAAACAAAGATGTAGAAGAGAAGATTAAGTGGGATTCCATGTTTCAGAACCTTAAACCTACTTGAAATCATTAACTAGCTAGATGCCGAGGGGATTTGGGATCTTCCACCACAGATTTGAGTTTTGGCTAATATTTTTCGAGTGTGTGATTAGGctaattagttttgttaattgacATTTTTGAGATTCTGAATGATTCTCTGTCTCCATTTATCtgcctttttatttattggcTGTGGACCACTTTTTAGatgaatattattaattatattcttaaagtttttaactgttaaattacttttaaattttagtaaaaaaataaataaatatatatatatatatattttgttttaaatatgagTTGAAGTGGAAGGAAATTGCTAAATCACAATTAAGGGTCACAtaaatatttccttttttcttttatttcttttttctttcacaattAACGGTCACACAaagatttcctttttttctgtAATGAGTTTAATTAAGATGAAGAATCAACTCATTGCCTGTGtcgatgatgttgatgatccGATCCTCAAAACTCATAAGTATACCAACCACAACAGTGTCTACTTTCATGTTAgtatcatgattcatgagagttttaaaatggacTACTTCAAAGTCCAATGTACGTTGGGACTGGCGGCcgagagaaacagagagcaTTATTGCTGGTTTGGAACAAGAAAGGTCGAGACTATCtctaagaaaaccaaaagctaGCTATGATGAAGAAAGATGACATCTCTTCTCTCAAACAGATTTGGTTGCTCAAATAGTCTCGTTTTCCGGTAGCTGATAGTCTAGTACAGCTTGTGGTCCGGCTCTTTCATTACTTTTTATTCAATCTTTCATTATATGCTGTAAGGAAATCCAAATTTTTCACTGTAAAGTCTAAGCCCAGGGTTGTTTTACTTGTCTGTGTCAgttgtttccatttttatcGGTTATAAGTTGGATCAGTGACTGTAATACAACTATCAAACAACAACCTTACAACCTCATCAAGAAGCCGATACATATAGGTTCTTCCAACCGGTTTTTGGCCGGTTACAGCGGAATAACACAAGAGTTACAAATCTTAGAATACACCCAAACAAAAATGCCCCACGATACAGTAGGAGcctataataataatgaaaagtaGATAGCATCTATGAGTGtagttatattatatatattctttcaTCTAAACAGCCTCTCGCTCTCTGGATATATCAATGACCCGTTGATTGCGGCTGCAACCGGAATGAGCCAGACGCATATAGAGCTTGATAAACCGGGCGAATTCTCACTGTCAAAATAATGCTCAGCAGGGTTCCAAGCCCACAAACACCGGCTAGAACCAAGAATGTTACTCGGAAGCAATCTGGACCAATGCAGGTCATCTTCCCTTGCTTATCAGCCTCCTTGTCATAGATGTATCCTGCGAGAATGGCCGAGAAAATGGTGGCACCAAGCGGGTTTCCCAGCAGTATGAAGTTGAAGTTGATTCCAAAATGTCTAAGACCAAATAGCTCGGAGATGGTTGCGATAGATAAGAACTGAAACCCCATGCATATTCCGATTAGAGCAGTCGCAACGTAAATGGTGTGGTCGATAGCCATGGCGAAGAGGAGGAATGTGAACACCATAACTAGCTGCGCGGCTCCCATCCATAGTGTTCTTGGAAGCGTTCTTGACCTGAGAGACAAATAGGAGAGTCGTATGAAACAGCTATTTCCCAGAGAGAAACAGCGAGATTATTTTAGACCGAGAGAGATTCTCACCTCACAAAGTGCTCAGAAATGGCACCTGAAGCAAGACGGCCTatgaagttgaagaaactgaaaagACACAGGAGTATTGTTGTGTCCTTAATACCAAAAGCAAATCCGATCTGTGCCAAGTTGTTCGAGACTGTAACACCTGAACCCATGCCGAGGAAGTAGACAAACCAAAGGAGCCAGAAATCTGCCTTGACAAAAACTTGGCCAAACTTGAAATCCTCACCTCTCCTgggttttctcttcttcttcacggcACCTTCTGCTTCAGCAAGAAGTATTTCCATATCCGACTCATCATCTCCCTCAAAGATAGGCCCAAGGTTTGAAGCTGAGGTAGAAGGTGTCAGCAACGGTTCTTCATGAGTACCTTCCTCTTTGGCTAGATTGTCTGAAGACCCCAGTGGAGAGCTCTTGGCATTTGAACGGAAAAGTGTCATCTTGATGGGAACCGCAAGAGGCGACAACAAAAGTAACACCATGATAGCCACAAGAACATATTTGAGTATGCTGGGCAGTATAAACACCTCACTCAAAACAGTCGTCACAACAAGATAAGCAGCAAACAGTATACTAGTGACAAGCAGAAAAGCGAAATACATGGGCTCAGAAGGGTCTTCACCAGTAGCCGGAATACAGGGGCGGATGAAATACATCACAGTTAAGCATATAACCGGAATACCAACCGTAAGAAACAGAAGCAGATCCATAGCTGAATGGTGAAGCACCATGCTGAACAAGACAGTGAATGCTGCACCACTGATCCCAATATAACCTTTGAGAAGTCCAGCCACAGGGCCTCGGCTCATAGGAAAATTCCTCATATTGGTGACAAGAGATGCTGTACCGAACCACGAGTTGCTATTGGTAGCTAAAGCTAGAGCTACAAAAAGCtgtcaacaacaacattacaaACAAATACTAAACTTTTGAGTTCACACGAAACAATAGAGTTTATAAATCTAATCGATGACACAAACCAACAAGATCTAAACTTGATTAAGCATTCGATGCAATCTAGGGTTTATGAAAACCCCCAAAATAAAGGATTTTACAAACTTGGTCGTTGTATCTCATTTTGGCGTTTAAGGAGTATGAAGAAACAATTCGAATCAGAAATTTAGGAATGGATAAAGTTTTGTTACCAGCCAAAAAGGCAAGCCAAGAACGATTTGGCTGACGGAGAGCCAAAGAACGCCGAAGCCGAGGAAACAAGAGGAAGCTCCGATGAGAAGCATCGACCATGGAGGAAGCTTGTTACTGGCGTATCCAGGAAGAAGACCCATGTTTTCACCCAAATCACAAGCAACGCCAAGGATCGTGACCTGCTGCTGgctaaaacccaaaaccgaTTTGAGAGCGGAGGAGTAAAGCGGGAACGTCGAACCACTTCCCGCCGAGACCTGAACCCATGCGGCTGCCGCTAATCCCACCCACGGTGGTCTGCTTCCCGATTTTTCCGCCAGCTTCGTCATCTCTTCCGATCTCTCTTCTCCTGTGGGATTTTAGAAAAGTGCTTTGCTTAAACAGAGGAGATGAATCAGACTCACTCACTCTCACTTTATTGTTTGGTGTGTTTCTATTTAAAGCATTAAACATCTTCAAAATGACGTCatattttttaacatatttaaaGCATACGTTATAGTAGTTTcatactattttttaaaaaaaaactcaagaggATAAAAAGCGTGATTCGCAAGAGGTTTAGCATTACTTTTGAAACTAATCATATTAAATTCTTGAAGAATTGCAAGTGGGTCTCAGTTAGATTCTTAGTATTATTCACAACTAATGACAAAAATCCtacgttttttatttttgttcctattctattttattttttgtctgaaattCGACAGTTATAAGAAGCACTAACCAATCAAACACTTTCcgttatttttttggcttaatttgaaaatttattttatggtaCAAATATGTAAGAGAGGAAATTGTTGTCTTGTTAAGATTTTTGTGCTTGAAACACGTGAGGTCATTTGACTGTGACTTCGTCCCGCGTGGACCGCCCGATACATCACTTTGGTATTGGCATAGATCTTAACGTTCCCATGgcatatttaaaaaacattatagaGTCAAAAACCGACAATTACAGGATTATCGTtgcataaaaataaattaaagaggGGGcctaactttttgtttgttttgttttgactgCTACATATGGACCTTAACTAAAATACTCAAAAATCTTACCTACTGAGGacggaaaaaaaacaataatttgcAAGTTGAAACGGCAGGACACCTGGTTCTGCACCGGCCTCGAGGCACAAATAGCAATCCGACACGTCAGAATTTCACAAATAGCAATTAGGTATGGTGCCTAGCTAGCCCCAACTAGTCGTCGCAATTACTAAGTACATTTAGTTTGGGGGTCCAACGGCGACGTTCGTTGACAAATTCAATGGCTTTGCTTTATTGAAAAACCTACTCATGTCATGTATCTTAGAATGTTCAACATTTTTTCTCACCTCTTATTCTCATAGAATGAAATTAGTAAATAATTATACAAGTAGAATATTatctaaaagaaaagtttataatttatatttttagaccaggaaaaaaacatcaatACTATTATAGCTATCTAGTGAAGTTAATAGTCTAAATAAGTTGTTGATTTACAGACTATCCACTTTCTAAAAGTTAATAAACCgagtaaaacaataaaagagcgtttgcacaaaaaaaacaacaaataaaaaaaaattgacgaATTCCTTTGCACGTACgactttatttttaaaaccataTATCATTAAcgtttccaaaaaaaaaaaaaaaggggtgATAATATGGGCCGAGTCCATAATGGGCTGGCTCCACTAATTAAAATCTATTCATCTGGATCATAGACTTTTTGGTTTGAGATCGGTGACGTCTTTCCCTGACGAAAATCAACCAGAAGATGAGTGAGAACATGACTGCACCAGAGAGCGACGCGAGTCCTGCGTAGATCCACTGACTTGTAATGCTAAGTCCAGGGCAGTTCTTGGTGGTTATGTCTCTGAAGGTGTCTCTAACGAATGTACAGTCCGCAATACTAGCTAAGAAGGGACCATAATGGTCCAACGTGAACGCCACGTTGATCGCACCCATCATCTGGTCGTACGAACCTTGTGTTAACCTCCCCTGCGTTGTGCAGATTCCTTCTGCGTTCACTTGGCAAATATAGCCTTTATAAACctaattacaaaaacatatacaaattgAATTAACATTAACATTTGACATATGTATCACTTATGAGAAAATGTATGTACCTGAGAAGCATTGGCTAAGAGGACTTCGTCGGGAGCACAAGGCCGCGGTTTGTGATTTTGGTCGAGTGGGTTACAGAGAAGAGGAACGAGCGGACCAGACTGGTTGTGGTAGAAAGGGGCATTAGGTGGGAACTGATCATGGTTACTGACATTGACCGTGTACGCATTGGTCATGTCAACGGCCGTCGCAGTCATCGTCTTCGTTATATCCAATGTCTCTCCAATGGTTTTAGGATCTAAACACGGAAGAAGTTGACTCAATGCTGAGTCTGCCGCTGGGTCATGCACCCATTGGTCCATAGCCATACACGTGTCCGCAACCACACTGTTTATTAAGTAACATCATTagtttgataaaaacaaattgaatctTGAATTAGATCAAGTGACGACGAAATATCATTTACTTGTGGAATACAAGGAAAACGGCGCTGAGGAGGATAGTGGCTGTGACGAGAATCCAACCAAGAATTACCAATCTGATATAATTGAAACACTGATTATAAACATTTGATTTGGATATGATATGATAATATAACAACGTAGTCTAAGTGTAACTCACAGGTAGACAAGAACTCGCAATCCACAGAACGAAAACACTGTttcgaaagaagaagaaaaacagaaacaaaaataatgagaTTATTCTGTATCTTCAGATCAAAATagatatgttttgatttgtgacTTACAAAGGCCGAGGAATGCGACTGCGAGCATTACACCAGCGATCACATTTAACACATATCTCCTGAGGAAAACGCATTTGAGTCAAATACTCAAACAGagcttctatatatatttagcttGTGAGGCAAGAAACATATCAAGCGAATACTTATTACTTACACAGGGTTTAGTGCTCCGGTGAGATAACGGATTGTCTGGTTAGCGACACGGTCGGGGTAAGTGATGTTAGACATCTTGATCATGTTGTTGAAATGATCGATGTTGCCTCTAAACTCGGGAGGAAACAGGTTGTGTCCATCGAGCTGAATGTCTTTAGCAGATTGAATCGAGTCCCATAAGCTCGTTAGCTTAGTCAAAACTCCAGTTGCTTGTTTCACAATGTACATAAACGTCCTCTCCACGCT
This sequence is a window from Arabidopsis thaliana chromosome 1 sequence. Protein-coding genes within it:
- a CDS encoding envelope glycoprotein B, whose amino-acid sequence is MSFIFRIGSAMLYTGQNEFYGSVERTFMYIVKQATGVLTKLTSLWDSIQSAKDIQLDGHNLFPPEFRGNIDHFNNMIKMSNITYPDRVANQTIRYLTGALNPVRYVLNVIAGVMLAVAFLGLLFSFCGLRVLVYLLVILGWILVTATILLSAVFLVFHNVVADTCMAMDQWVHDPAADSALSQLLPCLDPKTIGETLDITKTMTATAVDMTNAYTVNVSNHDQFPPNAPFYHNQSGPLVPLLCNPLDQNHKPRPCAPDEVLLANASQVYKGYICQVNAEGICTTQGRLTQGSYDQMMGAINVAFTLDHYGPFLASIADCTFVRDTFRDITTKNCPGLSITSQWIYAGLASLSGAVMFSLIFWLIFVRERRHRSQTKKSMIQMNRF
- a CDS encoding envelope glycoprotein B, which translates into the protein MILGVRRQILEGGNGTRLVLAAERTQRPDPLNHFNIYVDGWNVTNSHYIASVGFSAVPFIVIAIAWFVLLGLFLICSCLCCCCCGCGRRNYGYSRVCYTLSLVFLLLFTIAAVIGSAMLYTGQNEFYGSVERTFMYIVKQATGVLTKLTSLWDSIQSAKDIQLDGHNLFPPEFRGNIDHFNNMIKMSNITYPDRVANQTIRYLTGALNPVRYVLNVIAGVMLAVAFLGLLFSFCGLRVLVYLLVILGWILVTATILLSAVFLVFHNVVADTCMAMDQWVHDPAADSALSQLLPCLDPKTIGETLDITKTMTATAVDMTNAYTVNVSNHDQFPPNAPFYHNQSGPLVPLLCNPLDQNHKPRPCAPDEVLLANASQVYKGYICQVNAEGICTTQGRLTQGSYDQMMGAINVAFTLDHYGPFLASIADCTFVRDTFRDITTKNCPGLSITSQWIYAGLASLSGAVMFSLIFWLIFVRERRHRSQTKKSMIQMNRF
- a CDS encoding envelope glycoprotein B (unknown protein; BEST Arabidopsis thaliana protein match is: unknown protein (TAIR:AT2G12400.1); Has 175 Blast hits to 171 proteins in 20 species: Archae - 0; Bacteria - 0; Metazoa - 2; Fungi - 0; Plants - 171; Viruses - 0; Other Eukaryotes - 2 (source: NCBI BLink).), encoding MVNSETPSYHSRRRLLLITVGLLITSSLVSFSHAVSSSCHHRPSSTSFQGVRRQILEGGNGTRLVLAAERTQRPDPLNHFNIYVDGWNVTNSHYIASVGFSAVPFIVIAIAWFVLLGLFLICSCLCCCCCGCGRRNYGYSRVCYTLSLVFLLLFTIAAVIGSAMLYTGQNEFYGSVERTFMYIVKQATGVLTKLTSLWDSIQSAKDIQLDGHNLFPPEFRGNIDHFNNMIKMSNITYPDRVANQTIRYLTGALNPVRYVLNVIAGVMLAVAFLGLLFSFCGLRVLVYLLVILGWILVTATILLSAVFLVFHNVVADTCMAMDQWVHDPAADSALSQLLPCLDPKTIGETLDITKTMTATAVDMTNAYTVNVSNHDQFPPNAPFYHNQSGPLVPLLCNPLDQNHKPRPCAPDEVLLANASQVYKGYICQVNAEGICTTQGRLTQGSYDQMMGAINVAFTLDHYGPFLASIADCTFVRDTFRDITTKNCPGLSITSQWIYAGLASLSGAVMFSLIFWLIFVRERRHRSQTKKSMIQMNRF